The following are encoded together in the Wolbachia endosymbiont (group E) of Neria commutata genome:
- the rpsE gene encoding 30S ribosomal protein S5, whose protein sequence is MAVKNLQNNTDLSELLVSVRRVTTVTKGGRRFSFSILVVVGDGKGRVGCGTGKHAEVAEARIKAVNAAKKSMIRVYLREGRTLHHDIKAKFCSGEIVLRSARPGTGIIAGGAIRSVFEVLGIKDVVAKSTRSNNPHNVICAVFEAFDSMLSPRQVASKRGKKVSEIVGNR, encoded by the coding sequence ATGGCTGTAAAGAATTTACAAAATAATACTGATTTATCAGAGCTTTTAGTTTCGGTGCGAAGAGTAACAACAGTTACGAAGGGTGGTAGAAGATTTTCATTTTCAATTTTGGTTGTTGTTGGTGACGGGAAGGGCAGGGTAGGTTGCGGAACAGGCAAGCATGCAGAGGTTGCTGAAGCGAGGATAAAAGCTGTAAATGCTGCAAAAAAATCGATGATAAGAGTGTATTTACGTGAAGGTAGAACTTTGCATCATGATATAAAAGCTAAATTTTGTTCTGGTGAAATAGTTTTAAGATCTGCAAGACCTGGAACAGGCATCATCGCTGGAGGAGCAATTAGATCAGTTTTTGAGGTTCTTGGTATAAAAGATGTGGTAGCTAAGTCTACTAGATCAAATAATCCTCATAATGTTATATGTGCGGTGTTTGAGGCTTTTGATAGTATGCTATCTCCTCGCCAAGTGGCAAGCAAAAGGGGTAAAAAAGTTAGTGAGATAGTTGGAAATAGGTAA
- the rplO gene encoding 50S ribosomal protein L15, whose product MNDAIKLNSIFTNLSKKKKPKLLGRGIGCGKGKTSGRGHKGQKARSGVSINGFEGGQQSIYTRLPKRGFKPIRRNIYSIINVGDVQRLIEAGKIAKNSVIDKEMLYKLGFIKSMKDKIKLLNKGTLSEKFAFHVDFVSEAARKSVALAGGSVEILS is encoded by the coding sequence ATGAACGATGCTATAAAGTTAAACTCTATATTTACTAATTTATCTAAGAAAAAGAAGCCTAAGTTGCTAGGTAGGGGGATTGGTTGTGGCAAGGGCAAAACATCCGGTAGAGGGCATAAAGGGCAGAAAGCTAGAAGTGGAGTGTCTATAAATGGCTTTGAAGGTGGGCAACAATCTATATATACTCGCTTACCGAAAAGAGGTTTTAAGCCTATACGCAGAAATATATACTCTATAATTAATGTTGGTGATGTACAGCGCTTGATAGAGGCTGGAAAAATAGCAAAAAATTCTGTTATAGATAAAGAAATGTTGTATAAACTAGGTTTTATAAAATCTATGAAAGACAAAATCAAGCTTCTTAACAAAGGTACGTTAAGCGAGAAGTTTGCATTTCATGTTGATTTTGTGTCAGAGGCTGCAAGAAAATCTGTGGCTTTAGCTGGTGGTAGTGTAGAAATACTGTCATAA